The genomic segment TCTCTTCCGCCCCATCCATAGACCCGCCCTCGCCGGCCGACAAGCCGCGCGTCGGCGTCCGCACGACCGGCCGGCGCAATGGACTCGCACGGCGGCCGTGACCATGATGCGCCATGCGCGACCGAGGCAGCGCCGCGTCCGAGCGCCAACCCACCCTGGATACACGCGGCCGGCCGCTGCGCGACCTTCGCATCTCCGTCACCGACCGTTGCAACTTCCGCTGCCCCTACTGCATGCCGGCCGAGGTCTATGGTGAGCGCTACCGTTTCCTCCCACGCGAGGAGCTGCTCAGTTTCGAGGAGATCGTCCGGCTGACGCGCCTGTTCGTGGAGTCGGGCGCGGTCAAGATCCGTCTGACCGGAGGCGAGCCGCTGGTGCGCGCCGACCTGGCCTCGTTGATCGAGGGCTTGTCGGGAATCGAGGGAGTGGCCGACCTGACGCTGACGACCAATGGCGTGCTGCTCTCCGAGCAGGCTGCGGCGCTGGCGGCTGCGGGGCTTCGTCGCATCACCATCAGCCTCGACAGCCTGGATGAAGAAGTCTTCGGCCGCATGGCGGGCCGCGATGCAAAGCCCGGGATCGTTCTGGATGCGATCGAAGCGGCCCGTGCCGCGGGTCTGTCGCCGATCAAGATCAACTGCGTGGTGCAGCGCGGCGTCAATGACCACACGATCGTCGACCTGGCGCGACACTTCCGCGGCAGCGGCCACATCCTGCGCTTCATCGAATAC from the Candidatus Limnocylindrales bacterium genome contains:
- the moaA gene encoding GTP 3',8-cyclase MoaA; translation: MRDRGSAASERQPTLDTRGRPLRDLRISVTDRCNFRCPYCMPAEVYGERYRFLPREELLSFEEIVRLTRLFVESGAVKIRLTGGEPLVRADLASLIEGLSGIEGVADLTLTTNGVLLSEQAAALAAAGLRRITISLDSLDEEVFGRMAGRDAKPGIVLDAIEAARAAGLSPIKINCVVQRGVNDHTIVDLARHFRGSGHILRFIEYMDVGTLNRWDAADVVSAAEIVERIAAHFPLEPVQASYRGEVARRWRYVDGAGEIGIIASVTQPFCGDCTRARLTTDGKLVTCLFASGGTDLRAPLRSGASDDELRALLQKVWTARTDRYSEERFEARARPREKIQMFQLGG